The Streptococcus oralis region TGGGAACTCTCATTGCCAATCTTCTAGGATGTTTTTTAATTGGCCTATTCTACAATCATGTGGAGTCCAAGGAAATCTATGCTATCCTAGCGACAGGTTTTTGTGGAGGGTTAACGACCTTTTCAACCTTGAATGATGAGCTACAAAGACTGTTAAGTGACAAGAAGGTATTTTATAGCTATTTTCTCTTAACTTACATAGGCGGTTTTCTAGCGATTTTTTTAGGAATTCTGCTATAAATTTCTTTACTTTTAGGTGGAAATTTGGTAAACTGTATCTTGTGTGTAATGGACGCACAAAAATACAGTTTATCCGCTGAGGAAGGTTCCTCAAGATTGACAAAGATAGGAGAATAAAATGAATCCATTAATCCAAAGCTTGACTGAAGGTCAACTTCGTACAGATATCCCATCATTCCGTCCTGGTGACACAGTTCGTGTACACGCGAAAGTTGTCGAAGGTAACCGTGAACGTATCCAGATTTTTGAAGGTGTTGTTATCGCACGTAAAGGTGCTGGCATCTCAGAAAACTACACAGTTCGTAAAATCTCTAACGGTGTAGGTGTTGAGCGTATCTTCCCAATCCACACTCCACGTGTTGAAAAGATCGAAGTTGTTCGTTACGGTAAAGTACGTCGTGCGAAATTGTACTACTTGCGTGCTCTTCAAGGTAAAGCAGCTCGTATCAAAGAAATCCGTCGTTAATTCGACTAAAAAACTCTGCTCACCCAGCAGGGTTTTTCTCTAGCTCCCTTAGTTCAATGGATATAACAACTCCCTCCTAAGGAGTAGTTGCAGGTTCGATTCCTGCAGGGGGCATATAAACTATTGATTTTACTGGGTTTTTGAGGCGTTCCGCCCCAAATCCGCCCCTAAATTTGAGAATATCTCTCTTACTTCCGAATTACTTGCCTCCTCTAATTCCTTCAACGGTGAGCGTACACCTCAATAGTGATGTTCATATTCTCATGGCCAAGGATTTTAGAGATAGATAGTAGTTCAACGTGTTTTGAAATCAAAAAAGAAGCATAAGTGTGCCTGAGAGAGTGAGCATGGACATTTCTTCCAACGATATATCTTAAGGCCTTATTGACTGCATTGTTTGATATGTTAGAGAAAATACGATTATCTTTATTTTCCAGCCAATGATCTTGTCTGTACTTTTTTAATAATTCTAGAGTTGAGTCGTCAAGTGGTATCTTTCGGATACTGCTTTTTGTTATGGCTTGAAGCCATAATAAAAAAGCTCACGAGCTTGAAGAGCTTGCTCATGAGCTGAATTGGTTTCGTTTTGAAGCAGATATCCTATCAAATGATAGCAACTAGTTCAAAATTAGCATTTTCTGGAAACAAATAAATTGGATATGATTCTTTTGTTTCGAGATTACGGAACTGGTAACCAAAATAATCTTTTTTGGCATTTGAATTTTTTTCAGTTAGTATTTCAAGATTAGCTTGTGATAGTAGTTTAAAAATCTGAATACGAGCTTGTTCCATATCAGGCACTTCGTTTAAGGCTCTTAGTTCGTGTTCGCTTGGGAATGCACTTATCAATTCTTCTCTATTATCTAAATAGGTTATAGAATCATCTAGATAACCATATTTTAATTTGAAATCGATAAATGATAAATTCCTGTATTCTTGATAGGTTACAAAGGTAATATTTTTATCTTGGAATCGGTAGACGAGGGAATCATTTTGTAATTCATCCTTAAATTCCGTACGACCAATCAAAAAATTATGACAAGCTTCTAAAATACGAATTTGATTTAGATTCATTCTCATTTCCTCCATTCTATTGGAATTTTGACTAAAACGGTGAGAGGTCCTAGTCAAGATTATTATAGCAATTTAGGAGGATATTACATCAGCCTTGAGACTGATATAGGAGGTTGAATGGAAGATAAAATCATCGAACTTGCTGATTACATCATCAGCGAATCTAAAACATATAGAGAAGCTAAAATAGCGTGTGAGAAGCTATTGAGACAAGTTAGCCACGAGATAGAACTCAGAGCGCTGGAAAGTGAGACGAAACAATAGAAAGGGAATATATGAGTCAACAACATCAAAAGTGGATTCAGATTGTCAAAGACAAACTGAATTCAAAAGGAATGACACAAACACACCTTGCTCGTGCTTGTGGAGTAAAGAAGCCTACCATTTCAGAATTGCTGAAGTATGGTAAGGGAAGCGACAGATTGAAAAACCGAGTGTGCGATGTCCTAGGCATCGATGAAAGCAGGGTTGATTTAGGAGAGTAGGAGGGGTAGAAAGATGCCAGAGAAAAAAGAAAAATACCACGATAGACGTGGTAGATCTGATGAATTGAAGGTTGAAAAAGTTATCCACCTTTCAATTTTGAGAGACGAAGGAACTGAAGCGGATAAAATTCGAATTGTCAAGCAATATTACAATATGGACGGCGATCTAATTTTGAATTAGATCCTTACTCTCAACATTATCAAGAATTTTTAGATTTGCGTTGATTTTGTTTATCTTTGTCCAAATCCAAAATATCTTGTAGTAATTGCTCGTTGTCATGGCGTTCGATATACCATTTTTGCATAAGTAATTCTATAAATTTCAGCAGCATGTGAGCCTCATTGGGTTCAATATCTACTATAAGATTTACATCTTTTTCTGGATGAGCTCCAATGTTTCCAAGTTTTCGTAGGGCATCAAGTACCTTTTTAGTACTTGGATCAACAAGATCTTTTAAAGCGTCTATCTCATCTACTAATCTTGCTTTCGAAATTCCCCAAAAATCCCTAATCATTCCTTGTAAACAACGTCTAGAGAGGGTTGCGGAGGATTTGGGGCTGAGATTTAAGATAGCGTGAGCTTCTTCATAATCATTTCTGATTGTTTGCGGGATGTAATCTGGATAGGCTTTAGCGAGAGAAATTGGATTGAAGTGCATAATTCGATTCGGGAATTGACTTCCTACGCCCACGATATCGATTGAAACTTTATGACAGTTTGGACAATTCATTGTTTGTATTGCTATTTTGTCGCTTAAATTTTCCTCAACCTTAATATGTGGACGTCGAATCTGAAAGTAGTGTTCTTCTTCTCGGAATGTATCGTAGTGGTTTGGGACTGAATAACCGCAAAACAAGCAGAATAGCTTATTAGAATCCATAAGATTTCTCCAATCGTTTTATTATCTTTATTATACCAAATTTAAGAAGGAATAGATATGATACATCATTACATAACTCATTACGCAAGCGATGGGAAAGATTACGCTGAAGCATGGATTCAAATCAATATTTTTGGAATGTGCTTTTGTCTATGGAAAAAGCGTACAACCATTGAACGATTGTACGCAAACGAAGACTAGACTTTTTTCCAGCCATTGCCTTTAGCTGATGTCGGAGGGAGCCGATCACCTTTTCCGATAGTTGCGGTATGACCATTAGTGACTTTTCCACCTCGAGGTCCTACCTCTACATAGTAACCAGGCTTCTGATTATCTGTTCCAGGTTTTATAGGAGTCTTTGACATAAGACTACTCCTTTCTGTTGAAATTTTGACTAAAACGGTGAGAGGTCTTAGTCAAGATATATTATATGCTAAAAAACAATTTTTGTCAATATATTGTGTAAACAACAGGAAGAAATTCAAAAAAACACAATATATAGTGCAATTGCATATATGGGCATAAAAAGTAAAAAAATAAAGATATATAAGGAGAAAAAGGCTATGCTTTGGGAAAAAATATCTGAAAAACTTTCAGAACGAAATTGGACAGTTTATAAACTTTGCTTAAAAGCATGTATCGAACCTGCTGGAATCTATCGTTTAAGAGATGGAGAGGTGAAAGCTTTATATTTTGACACGGTTAAGAAAATTGTTGATGAGTTGGAAATCAGCGTAGATGAATTAAGGTAACAAAAAAGCACCTAACGGAAGTCAGCTTGGACGAATTTAGAAAGGAACGTTGAATGAAATAGCATTATCAAATAATCTTAGTTGAAATAATTGTATTGACGAGTGAGCTTTAAGGCTCTATAATGTTTTTGAGGGAACAAAAATCAAAATTAACGAATTTGAGGTTTTTGTACTCTCAAGATTTAAGTAACTGTATATTTAGATAATATTAGCAATTGTCTAACTTATATCAAAAACCGCTCTGCTGAGCGGTTTTCGTCTATTCTTACCTTTTGCTACAATACCCACTTACGAATAGCATGGGCTACGCCAGATTCGTCATTCGTTTTGGTGATGTATTTGGCGATTTTTTTGAGTTCTGGATTTCCATTTTCCATAACAACGGGGTTGCCAACGACCTCGAGCATGGCACGGTCATTTTCTTCGTCACCAATCGCCATGGTTTCATCTTTGGTCAATCCGAGTTTTTCAGCTAGGTGGGTAATAGCTGAACCCTTGTCTACATTCTTTTTAAGGAGTTCGAGGTAGAAAGGAGCTGATTTGTTGATGGAGTAGCGCTCGTAAAATTCGGCTGGAATCTTTTCAATCGCAGCATCGAGAATCTCTGGTTCATCGATAAACATACATTTGACGATTTCCTTGCCAGCCATTTCTTCAGGAGTGCGGTAAAAGATGGGCATGCTGACGAGGGTTGATTCGTGCACCGTGTACTTTCCGATATTGCGATTGGCAGTATAGATACCGTCCTTGGTAATAGCGTGCATGTGGACACCGAGCTTACGACTGAGAAATTCCATATCCAGATAATTCTCATAGGCCAAGGATTCGCTGATAATCTCATGGCCAGTAGCAGTTTCTTGGACAAGGGCACCGTTGAAGGTTACCACATAGTCACCCTCGTCTCTCAACTGCAAGTCGTCCAGAAGTTTGGCAACACCTGCGATAGGACGACCTGTTGCAATGACGACCTTGACGCCAGCTTCTTTGGCATCTTGGATGGCAGAAAAGACTTCCGGAGTGATTTCCTTTTTACTGTTAACCAGGGTACCATCGATATCGACGGCGATTAGTTTAATACTCATATATTTCCTTTTCTAGTTCTTATTTGGGGTAAAATGATCGTTCTCAATCAAGTGTAAAAATTGCTGGGTAATGCTTGCGAAGATACTGTTTTGATCTAACATTTCTTTTGGGAAATAGAAACGATTATCTCCGTGGCGACTGCCAGCAAGGGATTGGACGATGGGAGACAGGCTAGAGAGTTCTGCTAGTTCTCCATTTTTCTGTAGAATCTCAATCTGTGTCCGTGGATTTTCAGATTCGGGACGATAGATATCATAAGGGAGGTCAAAGTTCTTATGAATGGCTGTATAGTAGTCTGGATCAAAACCGATTTCTTCAACCAGTTGTCTCATGGTTGCGAGTTGGTCTTGATCTTCTTGAGAAAAAGTAATGGATTTAAAGACCTTGCGGTTGACAAAACGTTGCGACAAGTCGGCTAGTATCTTGTCAGGACTGGTCATCCAGAGCTGGAAGTAAGTATTCATCACGCCATCATCCAGAGACAGATAGTCAGACAAGGTCACATTTTTTTCAAAGAAAGGTAGGAGGTGTTGGGAAGTTCGTGCAAAGAAGTCTTTGTCCCCAGGATAGAGTTCTTTGGCGCGCTTGAGGAGATTCTGTAGGAGAACTTCCATGGCGCGTGTTGCTGGGTGGAAATAAACCTGCATGTACATCTGGTAGCGACTGAGAACGTAGTCTTCGATGGCATGCATACCATTGCGCTGAAATGCGATTCCATTTGCGATAGGACGAATCACTCGGAGGATACGAGTCAGGTCAAATTCCCCATAAGATGCTCCTGTAAAATAGGAGTCGCGCAAGAGATAGTCCATGCGGTCTGCATCGATCTGACTGGAAATGAGTTGCACCACCTGCTTGTTAGGATAGGTATGGTCAATGACACTGGCTACCTTCTCCGGAAAATCGGGTGCTACTTGAAGCAGGACTTGGTGAATCTCTGTCTCAGGACTTTGGATGATTTCCTGGGTAATGGCCTCATGATCTGTATCAAAGAGATGTTCAAAAGTATGCGAGTAGGCCCCATGCCCAAGGTCATGAAGGAGCGCAGCGGTCATGGTCAAGAGAGACTCAGCAGGGTCCCATTCTTTAGGATATTTTTCTTCAAAAATCTCCGTGATACGACGAGCAATCTCATAGACCCCCAAACAGTGGGAAAAGCGACTGTGCTCCCCACCATGGAAGGTATAGCTGGAAGTTCCTAGCTGTTTGATACGGCGCAGACGTTGAAATTCTTTTGTATTGATCAAGTCATAGATGACCTGATTATTTACATGGATATAGTTGTGAACTGGGTCACGGAATACTTTTTCGTTCATATGACCATTATAGCAAAATCCTGCTCTTTTTGGTAAAATAGTAGGACAAGAGACATGAAAGAGGATTTGATGTGAAGATTCGGATGCGAAATACGATTCAGTTTGATGAACAGTTGGAAGTCATAGACCAACTCTATGACGTGGAAGTGCGTGAAAAGGGAGATTATAGCTATCTGCTTTTCTACAATGAGGAAAAGGAAAAAGTGGTTCTCAAGTTTCATGGTCAAGAACTGGTGATGACCCGTTTCTCGAGTCCCAAAACCATCATGCGTTTTCTAAAGGATAGTGATAGTTTAGCCTATATTCCGACTCCGATGGGCATGCAGGAGTTTATCATTCAAACGAATCGTTATCAAGTGGATGGGCAAAAAATTGAGCTCGCCTATCAACTGCAAAACCAAGAGGGGCACCCCTTTGCCAGCTATCAATTAGAAATTACTTGGGGATAAGAAAAAGGTTGGCGAATGCCAACCTTATTTGATATAGAGTTCTTGGTTTTTTAGGACAATTTCTCGAACTGTAGCAAATTTCTTGAGTTTTTTAAGCTCTTCTGGATGGGTTACGAGAGTGATCACATAGCCCTCTTTGCCCATGCGACCTGTACGGCCAGCGCGGTGAGTGTAAGTTTCGATGTCTCTAGGAATATCAAAGTTTACGACACATTCTAAGCTATCGATATCAATTCCGCGAGCCAGAAGGTCAGTTGAAAGGAGCAGGGTTAGCTGTTTGTCCTTAAACTTTTCTAAGATAACTTTTCTAAACTTGACATTGACATCACTAGCAAGAGAAATAGCCAAGACATCTCGATACTGTAGTTTTTCTTCTGCACTTCCAAGGTCTGACAAGCTGTTAAAGAAGACCAGACCACGGAAATCCTCTACATGTGCTAGTTTTCGTAGCATGTCCACTCGGTGACGTTGGTCTACCTGCATGTAGAAATGCTGGATGTTATCCAATTTTTGGTCAGAGAGATCAATGGTGCGCGTGTTTGGCGCAATCTTTTCTTGGTCAAACTTGGTCGTCGCACTCATGTAGATGAGTTGATGGTTACGAGGCGCGTAGTGGGTGATTTTCTCGACAAAGTGAATCTGAGAATCATCGAGCAATTGGTCAAATTCATCCAGGATGATGGTTTCCACATTCATCATCTTGATCTTTTTCAATTTAATCAACTCAAAGATACGGCCGGGAGTTCCAATCAGAATTTCCGGTCCTTTTTTAAGGCGTTCAATCTGGCGTTTCTGACTTGAACCTGATAGGAAGAGCTGAGCAGTTAAGCCGATAGCCTCTGACCACGTTTTACATACATCAAAAATCTGTCCAGCAAGTTCCGTATTTGGTGCTAGAATCAAGAGTTGCTGGGCTTTTTTCTTTTGTAGTCTGAGAAGACTTGGCAGGAGGTAAGCTAGGGTCTTACCAGTTCCTGTTGGGCTTACTCCTAGGAGGTTTTCTCCAGCAAGAATGGGCTCAAATAGTTGAGTTTGAATGGGGGTAAATTCTTGGAAACCGAGTTGGTCACTCAATTCCTGCCATTCAGTCGGTAGTTTGGTTTTCATTTTTCTGCCTCAAATCTAATGCCAGCAGTCTGGCGCATGGTATAGAGTAAATCATGAACAGAACCTGCATCATCCAGCCAGTTCTGGTAGAGCGTCTGGTCTGGTTGCTGGATCATGTGTGCAAATGCAGCAACTTCCTCAGTCATCGTATGAGGAGCCTGTTGTATAGGGAGTTGAACTTGATTTCCTTGGTGGTCGCTAAAAATAGCTGAGCGGACATGTTCAATCGTGTTAAGGGTCAAGGTTCCATCTGCTGTGTAAATCTCACAAGGAAGATTGGAAGTGATGTTTTTCCCAGCTTTGATATGAACTTGAAAGTCAGGGTAGAAGAGGATACCGTCTCCATTTAGGTCAATGCTATTGTCAAGCTGTTGAGCCTGATAGGTCGCGTCCTGAGCTTTTCCAAAGAGGCGAATGGCAGCGTAGAGGGGATAAATCCCCAAGTCCATAAGTGCTCCACCAGCAAAACGATCTGAAAAGACATTTGGCGTCTGTCCAGCCAATAAGTCAGGCATCTTGGAAGAATACTTGGCATAATTGAAATCTGCTCCCAACACTTGCTTGTCTGCTAAAAAGTTTTTGATAGTAGTAAAAGCTTCCTCGTGGTAGTTTCGTGCTGCTTCAAAGATAAAACAATTATTTTTCTCAGCTGTCTGTCTCAAATCCAGCCACTCTTGTGGCTGAGTGACAGCTGGTTTTTCAAGAATGACATGCTTGCCAGCAGACAAGGCAGCCTTTGCTTGAACAAAATGCAAGGAGTTTGGACTGGCGATATAGACCACATCAAAGGAAGACTTAAAGAAGTCTCCTAATTGATCAAAGAGTTGGATATCCTGATAGCGGGAAGCAAAGGTTGCCGCAGTTTCTAACTTTCTAGAGTAGACAGCAACCAGCTGGTATTCTCCACTGGCATGGGATGCTTCTATGAAATGATGGCTGATAGCGCCTGTTCCGATAACACCTAATTTAAGCATAAATACTCCTTTTCCGACTTCAAATCCTTCCTTCATTATAACATAGAAAAGAAGGACTATCCAACAGATGGTAAAAATTTTCAAATGGGCTACGAATTTCTTGGAGAAAGTGGTACAATATTTAGATAAGTAGATGAAATGAGAAGGGGGAGAAGATGAGATTATTACCAATAAGAAAAATATCACGTCAGTCTAAGAGGCTAGCGCTTTTTTTGACTTTTTGTGCAGGGTATGTCGATGCCTATACCTTTATCGTGCGAGGGAACACCCTTGTGGCTGGACAAACAGGGAATGTGGTTTTTCTCTCTGTAGGACTCATTCAACAAAATGTATCGGATGCTAGTGCTAAAGTAATGACCTTGCTTTTCTTTATGATGGGTGTCTTTTTTCTGACATTGTATAAGGAAAAACTACGAATTGTTAAAAAGCCGATTTTGTCCTTGATTCCACTTGCAGTCTTATCCCTAATTATAGGCTTTGTGCCGCAAACGGTTGACAATATCTATCTCGTACCGCCCTTGGCCTTTTGTATGGGTCTGGTGACAACTGCTTTTGGAGAAGTGTCAGGTATTGCCTATAATAATGCTTTTATGACTGGGAATATTAAACGAACCATGTTGGCTTTTGGGGATTATTTCCGAACCAAGCATACGCCCTTCCTGCGTGAAGCCTTGATTTTCGTTAGCCTACTTACCAGCTTTGTTCTTGGAGTTGTCTTTTCAGCTTACTTGACGATTTTCTATCATGAAAAGACGATTCTAGGTGTTCCAGTGATGATGAGCATCTTTTACCTTAGTATGGTTTTTGCTTCTTGGAGGAAAAAAGGGAAAGAAAAAGCTTAATTTTGATTGATTTCGCTTGTAAGAAAAAAGAAGATATGCTATACTTGAAGAGTTGACTATGCACAATCCTGTGCAACCGCACGAACATCGTTGCTCACATAGTGAGTATAAAGTGGTTCGTCCCACGATGCTAGGCGAGTCTTCACAAAAATACGGGGAAACCCTAAAAATCATAGGAGGTGCATAATGAGCACATACGCAATTATCAAAACTGGCGGAAAACAAGTTAAAGTTGAAGTTGGTCAAGCAGTTTACGTTGAAAAATTGAACGTTGAAGCTGGTCAAGAAGTTACTTTTAACGAAGTTGTTCTTGTTGGTGGTGAAAACACTGTTGTCGGAACTCCACTTGTTGCTGGAGCTACTGTAGTTGGAACTGTTGAAAAACAAGGAAAACAAAAGAAAGTTGTTACTTACAAGTACAAACCTAAAAAAGGTAGCCACCGTAAACAAGGTCACCGTCAACCATATACAAAAGTTGTCATCAACGCGATCAACGCTTAATTTTTAGGAGAACACATGATACAAGCAGTCTTTGAGAGAGCTGAAGATGGCGAGCTGAGGAGTGCGGAAATTACTGGACACGCCGAAAGTGGCGAATACGGCTTAGATGTCGTGTGTGCATCGGTTTCTACGCTTGCCATTAACTTTATCAATTCCATTGAGAAATTTGCAGGCTATGAACCAATCTTAGAATTAAACGAAGATGAAGGTGGCTATCTAAAGGTTGATATACCAGCGGATCTTCCTTCACACCAGAGAGAAATGACCCAGTTATTCTTCGAATCATTTTTCTTAGGTATGGCAAACTTATCGGAGAACTCATCTGAGTTCGTCCAAACCAGAGTTATCACAGAAAACTAACACGGAGGAAAACATTATGTTGAAAATGACTCTTAACAACTTGCAACTTTTCGCCCACAAAAAAGGTGGAGGTTCTACATCAAACGGACGTGATTCACAAGCGAAACGTCTTGGAGCTAAAGCAGCTGACGGACAAACTGTAACAGGTGGATCAATCCTTTACCGTCAACGTGGTACACACATCTATCCAGGTGTAAACGTTGGACGTGGTGGAGACGATACTTTGTTCGCTAAAGTTGAAGGCGTAGTACGCTTTGAACGTAAAGGTCGCGATAAAAAACAAGTTTCTGTTTACCCAATCGCAAAATAAAAAGGTTCAGTGAACCTTTTTATCCCGAGCCTTAAAATGAAAAGGCGAGGAAGCTAGAACTAGCATAAAATAAGGCTTTCCGAGTTTTCGGAGAGCCTATTTTTTTGTTTTGATACCCACAATTTTTCGTTACTAGTGTAGATGAATTTTGTGAGCGACATTATTTTTCCTAGGTGGAAAACTTCTAAAATATGGTATAATGAACAGATAGAGAAGTTGGGGGTAAAAGATGAACATTCAACAATTACGCTATGTTGTGGCCATTGCCAATAGTGGTACTTTCCGTGAAGCTGCTGAAAAGATGTATGTTAGTCAGCCAAGTCTGTCTATTTCTGTGCGCGATTTGGAAAAAGAGCTTGGTTTTAAGATTTTCCGTCGGACGAGTTCGGGAACGTTTTTGACCCGTCGTGGTATGGAATTTTATGAGAAAGCGCAAGAATTGGTCAAAGGCTTTGATGTTTTTCAAAATCAATATGCCAATCCTGAGGAAGAAAAGGATGAATTTTCCATTGCCAGCCAGCACTATGACTTCTTGCCACCAACGATTACGGCCTTTTCGGAACGTTATCCTGACTACAAGAACTTTCGTATTTTTGAATCTACCACAGTTCAAATTTTAGACGAAGTGGCTCAAGGACATAGTGAGATTGGGATTATCTACCTCAACAACCAAAATAAAAAGGGCATCATGCAACGGGTTGAAAAGCTTGGTTTAGAAGTTATTGAACTAATTCCTTTCCAGACTCACATTTATCTTCGTGAAGGGCATCCTTTAGCACAGAAAGAGGAATTGGTCATGGAGGATTTAGCGGATTTACCAACGGTTCTTTTTACTCAGGAAAAGGATGAGTACCTTTACTATTCAGAGAACTTTGTCGACACCAGC contains the following coding sequences:
- a CDS encoding ribosomal-processing cysteine protease Prp; its protein translation is MIQAVFERAEDGELRSAEITGHAESGEYGLDVVCASVSTLAINFINSIEKFAGYEPILELNEDEGGYLKVDIPADLPSHQREMTQLFFESFFLGMANLSENSSEFVQTRVITEN
- a CDS encoding DUF1934 domain-containing protein — translated: MKIRMRNTIQFDEQLEVIDQLYDVEVREKGDYSYLLFYNEEKEKVVLKFHGQELVMTRFSSPKTIMRFLKDSDSLAYIPTPMGMQEFIIQTNRYQVDGQKIELAYQLQNQEGHPFASYQLEITWG
- a CDS encoding helix-turn-helix domain-containing protein, which translates into the protein MSQQHQKWIQIVKDKLNSKGMTQTHLARACGVKKPTISELLKYGKGSDRLKNRVCDVLGIDESRVDLGE
- a CDS encoding tyrosine-type recombinase/integrase is translated as MTKSSIRKIPLDDSTLELLKKYRQDHWLENKDNRIFSNISNNAVNKALRYIVGRNVHAHSLRHTYASFLISKHVELLSISKILGHENMNITIEVYAHR
- the rplU gene encoding 50S ribosomal protein L21 is translated as MSTYAIIKTGGKQVKVEVGQAVYVEKLNVEAGQEVTFNEVVLVGGENTVVGTPLVAGATVVGTVEKQGKQKKVVTYKYKPKKGSHRKQGHRQPYTKVVINAINA
- the yidA gene encoding sugar-phosphatase encodes the protein MSIKLIAVDIDGTLVNSKKEITPEVFSAIQDAKEAGVKVVIATGRPIAGVAKLLDDLQLRDEGDYVVTFNGALVQETATGHEIISESLAYENYLDMEFLSRKLGVHMHAITKDGIYTANRNIGKYTVHESTLVSMPIFYRTPEEMAGKEIVKCMFIDEPEILDAAIEKIPAEFYERYSINKSAPFYLELLKKNVDKGSAITHLAEKLGLTKDETMAIGDEENDRAMLEVVGNPVVMENGNPELKKIAKYITKTNDESGVAHAIRKWVL
- the crcB gene encoding fluoride efflux transporter CrcB encodes the protein MVIVYLAIACGFGALVRYFFSRYNQPSKLPLGTLIANLLGCFLIGLFYNHVESKEIYAILATGFCGGLTTFSTLNDELQRLLSDKKVFYSYFLLTYIGGFLAIFLGILL
- a CDS encoding helix-turn-helix domain-containing protein, whose product is MLWEKISEKLSERNWTVYKLCLKACIEPAGIYRLRDGEVKALYFDTVKKIVDELEISVDELR
- a CDS encoding Gfo/Idh/MocA family protein — its product is MLKLGVIGTGAISHHFIEASHASGEYQLVAVYSRKLETAATFASRYQDIQLFDQLGDFFKSSFDVVYIASPNSLHFVQAKAALSAGKHVILEKPAVTQPQEWLDLRQTAEKNNCFIFEAARNYHEEAFTTIKNFLADKQVLGADFNYAKYSSKMPDLLAGQTPNVFSDRFAGGALMDLGIYPLYAAIRLFGKAQDATYQAQQLDNSIDLNGDGILFYPDFQVHIKAGKNITSNLPCEIYTADGTLTLNTIEHVRSAIFSDHQGNQVQLPIQQAPHTMTEEVAAFAHMIQQPDQTLYQNWLDDAGSVHDLLYTMRQTAGIRFEAEK
- the rplS gene encoding 50S ribosomal protein L19 → MNPLIQSLTEGQLRTDIPSFRPGDTVRVHAKVVEGNRERIQIFEGVVIARKGAGISENYTVRKISNGVGVERIFPIHTPRVEKIEVVRYGKVRRAKLYYLRALQGKAARIKEIRR
- the rpmA gene encoding 50S ribosomal protein L27, whose product is MLKMTLNNLQLFAHKKGGGSTSNGRDSQAKRLGAKAADGQTVTGGSILYRQRGTHIYPGVNVGRGGDDTLFAKVEGVVRFERKGRDKKQVSVYPIAK
- a CDS encoding YjzC family protein; the encoded protein is MSKTPIKPGTDNQKPGYYVEVGPRGGKVTNGHTATIGKGDRLPPTSAKGNGWKKV
- a CDS encoding DUF4145 domain-containing protein, producing the protein MDSNKLFCLFCGYSVPNHYDTFREEEHYFQIRRPHIKVEENLSDKIAIQTMNCPNCHKVSIDIVGVGSQFPNRIMHFNPISLAKAYPDYIPQTIRNDYEEAHAILNLSPKSSATLSRRCLQGMIRDFWGISKARLVDEIDALKDLVDPSTKKVLDALRKLGNIGAHPEKDVNLIVDIEPNEAHMLLKFIELLMQKWYIERHDNEQLLQDILDLDKDKQNQRKSKNS
- a CDS encoding DEAD/DEAH box helicase, with protein sequence MKTKLPTEWQELSDQLGFQEFTPIQTQLFEPILAGENLLGVSPTGTGKTLAYLLPSLLRLQKKKAQQLLILAPNTELAGQIFDVCKTWSEAIGLTAQLFLSGSSQKRQIERLKKGPEILIGTPGRIFELIKLKKIKMMNVETIILDEFDQLLDDSQIHFVEKITHYAPRNHQLIYMSATTKFDQEKIAPNTRTIDLSDQKLDNIQHFYMQVDQRHRVDMLRKLAHVEDFRGLVFFNSLSDLGSAEEKLQYRDVLAISLASDVNVKFRKVILEKFKDKQLTLLLSTDLLARGIDIDSLECVVNFDIPRDIETYTHRAGRTGRMGKEGYVITLVTHPEELKKLKKFATVREIVLKNQELYIK
- a CDS encoding HD domain-containing protein, which produces MNEKVFRDPVHNYIHVNNQVIYDLINTKEFQRLRRIKQLGTSSYTFHGGEHSRFSHCLGVYEIARRITEIFEEKYPKEWDPAESLLTMTAALLHDLGHGAYSHTFEHLFDTDHEAITQEIIQSPETEIHQVLLQVAPDFPEKVASVIDHTYPNKQVVQLISSQIDADRMDYLLRDSYFTGASYGEFDLTRILRVIRPIANGIAFQRNGMHAIEDYVLSRYQMYMQVYFHPATRAMEVLLQNLLKRAKELYPGDKDFFARTSQHLLPFFEKNVTLSDYLSLDDGVMNTYFQLWMTSPDKILADLSQRFVNRKVFKSITFSQEDQDQLATMRQLVEEIGFDPDYYTAIHKNFDLPYDIYRPESENPRTQIEILQKNGELAELSSLSPIVQSLAGSRHGDNRFYFPKEMLDQNSIFASITQQFLHLIENDHFTPNKN
- a CDS encoding LysR family transcriptional regulator; translated protein: MNIQQLRYVVAIANSGTFREAAEKMYVSQPSLSISVRDLEKELGFKIFRRTSSGTFLTRRGMEFYEKAQELVKGFDVFQNQYANPEEEKDEFSIASQHYDFLPPTITAFSERYPDYKNFRIFESTTVQILDEVAQGHSEIGIIYLNNQNKKGIMQRVEKLGLEVIELIPFQTHIYLREGHPLAQKEELVMEDLADLPTVLFTQEKDEYLYYSENFVDTSASSQMFNVTDRATLNGILERTDAYATGSGFLDSDSVNGITVIRLKDNLDNRMVYVKREEVELSQAGTLFVEVMQEYFDQKRKS
- a CDS encoding YoaK family protein, with protein sequence MRLLPIRKISRQSKRLALFLTFCAGYVDAYTFIVRGNTLVAGQTGNVVFLSVGLIQQNVSDASAKVMTLLFFMMGVFFLTLYKEKLRIVKKPILSLIPLAVLSLIIGFVPQTVDNIYLVPPLAFCMGLVTTAFGEVSGIAYNNAFMTGNIKRTMLAFGDYFRTKHTPFLREALIFVSLLTSFVLGVVFSAYLTIFYHEKTILGVPVMMSIFYLSMVFASWRKKGKEKA